A region of Caldicoprobacter guelmensis DNA encodes the following proteins:
- a CDS encoding NAD(P)-dependent alcohol dehydrogenase: MSITADLPDRMKAAVLRKPFEIVLEDRPVPEVGPDEVLIKVMAVGVCGSDVHYYETGRIGRYVVEKPIILGHECAGIVAAVGDNVTRFKVGDRVAVEPGVTCGTCEYCKQGRYNLCPDVKFLATPPYDGAFVQYFKHRQDFVFHIPDHLTFEEAAMIEPFSVGIHAATRAGIRPGSTVAIFGLGPVGLMAVVAAKAFGASRIIAVDLEEIRLKAAKEVGATLAINAKEADALKEILDFTDKRGVDVAIEAAGHPKTLQDALASLCRGGKLAVVGLPAQDNIPLNVPEIADKEVDIYGIFRYANTYPKGIDILSSGIADVRSLVTGRFSLAQTAQALEEARINKAKHIKIMVYPNEM, from the coding sequence ATGTCGATAACAGCTGATTTGCCTGACAGAATGAAAGCGGCGGTTTTGAGAAAGCCTTTTGAGATCGTGCTTGAAGACAGGCCTGTTCCAGAGGTGGGGCCAGATGAAGTGCTCATAAAGGTTATGGCGGTGGGCGTGTGCGGTTCGGATGTACACTATTATGAAACCGGCAGAATCGGAAGGTATGTGGTAGAAAAGCCGATCATACTTGGGCATGAATGCGCCGGCATTGTCGCTGCGGTGGGAGATAACGTCACGCGTTTTAAAGTGGGTGACAGGGTAGCTGTTGAGCCCGGTGTTACCTGCGGTACCTGTGAGTATTGCAAGCAAGGACGGTATAACCTGTGCCCTGATGTGAAGTTCTTGGCCACTCCGCCGTATGATGGGGCGTTTGTTCAGTATTTTAAGCATAGGCAAGACTTTGTATTTCATATACCCGATCACCTGACATTTGAAGAAGCGGCCATGATTGAGCCATTTTCGGTAGGGATACATGCTGCCACCAGAGCGGGTATAAGACCTGGTAGTACGGTAGCCATATTTGGATTAGGGCCTGTGGGATTGATGGCAGTGGTTGCAGCCAAAGCCTTTGGTGCCAGCAGGATAATAGCGGTTGACCTTGAAGAAATTAGGTTGAAGGCTGCAAAGGAAGTGGGGGCGACTTTGGCGATTAATGCCAAGGAGGCTGATGCGCTCAAGGAGATTTTGGATTTTACAGATAAACGAGGAGTGGATGTGGCTATAGAAGCGGCAGGCCATCCCAAAACGCTTCAGGATGCATTGGCCAGTCTATGCCGTGGGGGAAAACTGGCTGTTGTAGGGCTGCCGGCCCAGGATAATATTCCTCTCAATGTTCCCGAAATCGCTGATAAAGAAGTAGATATATACGGGATATTTAGATATGCTAATACTTATCCCAAGGGGATTGATATATTATCTTCAGGTATAGCCGATGTAAGGTCACTTGTTACTGGAAGGTTTTCTTTGGCTCAAACTGCTCAAGCCCTTGAAGAAGCGCGTATTAACAAAGCAAAGCATATAAAGATCATGGTTTATCCTAATGAAATGTAA
- a CDS encoding glycoside hydrolase family 3 N-terminal domain-containing protein, which translates to MAEALYKDKSKPVEDRVKDLLSRMTLDEKIAQLSAVWVYEILDDTKFSPEKAACKIGHGIGQITRIAGASNLDPESCAKIANEIQDYLVNNTRLGIPAIVHEESCSGFMAKGATCFPQTIGVASTWDTEAAKAIGEVIRIQMKAAGAHQALAPLLDVTRDPRWGRTEETFGEDPYLVAQMGIAYIKGLQGEGLHDGIMATGKHFVGYGMSEGGMNWAPAHIPERELREVYLFPFEAAVKEAKLACIMPAYHEIDGIPCHASSRLLKSILRDEWGFEGLTVSDYFAINMLYEYHKLNPDKILAAKKAIEAGVDIELPSTDCYGLPLKAAVEQGLVSEDVIDKVVARILEHKFRLGLFENPYVEPSKAKSVFDIPEQRELARRVAQESIVLLKNENNLLPLSKEIRKVAVIGPNAHNIRNMIGDYAYPCHIETLQRMADTFDTAKPTYASLNDEDLFVPMVSVLDGIKEKVSADTEVLYAKGCDVLGDDESGFDEAVEIAKKADVAIVVVGDRSGLILGCTSGEARDRADLNLTGKQEKLIKAVYATGTPVVVVLVNARPLSITWLHENIPAIVEAWLPGEEGGRAVADVLFGDYNPGGKLPISFPRTVGQVPVYYGHKPSGGRSHWLGDYVDCSTKPLYPFGYGLSYTTFEYSNLRISPENVDVKGEVRIQIDVTNTGKIKGDEVVQLYVHVPAQNVTRPVKELKGFKRIHLEPGQTKTVIFDMPVSLLGFYDENMDFVVEPGKVDVFIGSSSEDIRAKGQFELVGKKIIIGGNDKKFTTKVTVV; encoded by the coding sequence ATGGCAGAAGCCTTATATAAAGATAAGAGTAAGCCGGTTGAAGATCGAGTAAAAGATTTGTTATCACGAATGACACTGGATGAAAAGATAGCTCAGCTGAGTGCTGTTTGGGTGTATGAAATACTTGATGATACAAAATTTTCCCCTGAGAAAGCAGCTTGTAAGATTGGGCATGGAATAGGGCAGATTACCAGGATAGCCGGCGCCAGCAACCTTGACCCCGAATCCTGTGCCAAAATAGCAAATGAGATACAGGACTATCTTGTAAACAACACTCGCCTGGGCATACCGGCTATTGTACATGAGGAGTCCTGCAGTGGTTTTATGGCCAAAGGGGCCACATGTTTTCCTCAGACCATCGGTGTGGCAAGTACATGGGATACCGAGGCTGCCAAGGCCATAGGAGAGGTAATTAGGATACAGATGAAGGCAGCGGGGGCACACCAAGCGTTGGCACCATTGTTGGACGTAACACGAGACCCAAGATGGGGGAGGACGGAGGAAACATTTGGAGAAGACCCTTATCTGGTAGCTCAAATGGGTATTGCGTATATTAAGGGTCTACAGGGTGAAGGCTTGCATGATGGAATCATGGCCACCGGGAAGCACTTTGTTGGATATGGAATGTCAGAAGGTGGCATGAACTGGGCGCCTGCGCATATCCCGGAAAGGGAGTTAAGAGAGGTTTATTTATTCCCATTTGAGGCGGCGGTCAAGGAAGCAAAATTAGCGTGTATTATGCCTGCTTATCATGAAATAGATGGCATACCCTGTCACGCCTCAAGCCGACTCTTGAAAAGTATATTGCGGGATGAATGGGGTTTTGAAGGCCTTACAGTGTCCGATTATTTTGCTATTAACATGTTGTATGAATATCATAAGCTCAACCCGGATAAGATACTGGCTGCCAAAAAAGCCATTGAAGCAGGAGTCGATATAGAGCTCCCAAGCACTGATTGCTACGGTTTGCCGTTAAAGGCAGCTGTGGAACAGGGCCTTGTTTCAGAAGATGTGATCGACAAAGTGGTGGCACGCATTTTGGAGCACAAATTTAGATTGGGATTGTTCGAAAATCCCTATGTTGAGCCTTCAAAGGCTAAATCGGTATTTGATATACCCGAGCAGCGTGAGCTTGCCCGTCGAGTGGCGCAGGAATCAATAGTATTGCTCAAAAACGAGAATAATCTATTACCGTTGAGCAAGGAGATACGCAAAGTAGCGGTTATAGGTCCCAATGCTCACAATATCCGGAATATGATAGGAGATTATGCTTATCCTTGCCATATTGAAACCCTGCAAAGGATGGCTGATACCTTTGACACCGCAAAGCCTACCTATGCAAGTTTGAATGATGAAGACCTGTTTGTACCCATGGTCAGCGTGCTTGATGGGATTAAGGAGAAAGTGTCTGCTGATACCGAGGTTTTGTATGCAAAAGGTTGTGACGTTTTAGGTGATGATGAAAGCGGCTTTGATGAAGCAGTTGAAATAGCTAAGAAAGCCGATGTAGCCATTGTAGTTGTTGGAGATAGGTCAGGGCTTATTCTTGGCTGCACGTCAGGAGAAGCCAGAGACAGGGCTGATTTGAATTTGACAGGGAAACAGGAGAAACTCATAAAAGCGGTGTATGCTACTGGTACTCCTGTTGTGGTTGTATTGGTTAACGCGAGGCCGCTTTCCATAACCTGGTTGCATGAAAATATTCCTGCGATAGTTGAGGCATGGCTTCCCGGTGAAGAAGGAGGAAGAGCTGTAGCAGACGTATTGTTTGGGGACTACAATCCAGGGGGTAAGCTCCCTATTAGCTTCCCGCGTACAGTAGGACAGGTACCGGTATATTATGGACATAAACCCTCAGGAGGACGCTCGCACTGGCTGGGCGACTATGTAGACTGCAGCACAAAGCCTTTGTATCCATTTGGTTACGGACTGAGCTATACAACTTTTGAGTACAGCAACCTCAGGATATCGCCTGAAAATGTGGATGTAAAGGGAGAGGTGCGAATACAGATTGATGTAACAAACACCGGTAAAATAAAGGGAGACGAAGTAGTGCAGCTGTACGTCCATGTTCCAGCTCAAAACGTAACTAGACCTGTGAAAGAGCTTAAAGGATTTAAACGCATTCATCTTGAGCCTGGCCAGACTAAGACAGTGATATTTGATATGCCTGTTTCTCTATTAGGGTTTTACGATGAAAATATGGACTTTGTGGTAGAGCCGGGTAAGGTTGATGTTTTCATTGGCAGTTCTTCGGAGGATATACGGGCTAAAGGTCAATTTGAGCTGGTGGGTAAGAAGATTATCATCGGTGGCAATGATAAGAAATTTACCACAAAGGTTACGGTAGTATAG
- the xylA gene encoding xylose isomerase, translating into MAYFDNIKPIAYEGPESKNPLAFKHYNPSEVIMGKTMEQHLRFAVAYWHTFTGGGSDPFGEKTMIRPWDKYTGMDLAKARVEAAFEFFEKLNVPFFCFHDRDIAPEGETLAETNKNLDVIVSMIKEYMKTSKAKLLWNTANLFSHPRYVHGAATSCNADVFAYAAAQVKKSLEIAVELGAENFVFWGGREGYETLLNTDMKLELDNLARFLHMAVEYAKEIGFKGQFLIEPKPKEPTKHQYDFDAATTIAFLQHYGLKDYFKLNIEANHATLAGHTFEHELRVASLYGMLGSIDANQGDLLLGWDTDEFPTDLYVTTLAMYEILKAGGFTTGGVNFDAKVRRGSFEPEDLFYAHIAGMDTYAIGLKVAAKLIEDKVIDKFIEERYSSYRSGIGLDIVTGKANFHTLEQYAMQNPVIKNRSGRQEVIKALINEYLLNVK; encoded by the coding sequence ATGGCTTATTTTGACAACATCAAACCAATTGCATACGAAGGTCCAGAATCCAAAAATCCTCTAGCGTTTAAGCATTACAACCCCTCAGAGGTTATAATGGGCAAAACTATGGAACAGCATCTAAGATTTGCGGTAGCTTACTGGCACACATTTACAGGCGGTGGCTCTGATCCTTTTGGCGAAAAAACCATGATACGCCCATGGGATAAGTATACGGGCATGGACCTAGCAAAGGCCAGAGTAGAAGCAGCTTTTGAGTTTTTTGAAAAGCTCAATGTTCCCTTCTTCTGTTTCCATGATCGAGATATCGCACCAGAGGGAGAGACTTTAGCAGAAACTAATAAGAATCTTGATGTCATAGTGTCCATGATAAAGGAGTACATGAAGACCAGCAAGGCGAAGCTTTTATGGAATACTGCCAACTTGTTTAGCCATCCCAGGTATGTGCATGGGGCCGCTACATCCTGCAATGCCGACGTGTTTGCCTATGCTGCAGCACAGGTAAAGAAAAGCCTCGAGATAGCAGTGGAGCTTGGTGCAGAAAACTTCGTGTTCTGGGGTGGCAGGGAAGGTTACGAGACCCTGCTTAACACCGACATGAAGTTGGAGCTTGACAATCTAGCTAGATTTTTACATATGGCGGTGGAATATGCCAAGGAGATCGGCTTTAAGGGACAGTTTTTGATAGAGCCCAAGCCTAAGGAACCCACAAAGCATCAATATGATTTTGATGCTGCGACTACTATCGCATTTTTACAGCATTATGGGCTGAAAGACTACTTTAAGCTAAACATAGAGGCCAATCACGCTACCTTAGCAGGACACACATTTGAGCATGAGCTTAGGGTGGCCAGCCTGTACGGCATGCTGGGGTCCATTGATGCCAACCAGGGGGATTTGCTTTTGGGTTGGGATACAGATGAATTCCCAACTGACCTTTATGTCACCACTTTGGCAATGTATGAGATACTCAAGGCGGGTGGCTTTACCACTGGTGGTGTCAATTTTGATGCTAAGGTAAGGCGAGGCTCTTTTGAACCGGAGGACCTGTTCTATGCTCACATTGCAGGTATGGATACTTACGCCATAGGCCTCAAGGTGGCTGCAAAGCTGATTGAGGACAAGGTGATAGATAAGTTCATAGAGGAGCGGTACAGCAGTTACAGAAGTGGCATAGGGCTGGATATAGTAACCGGCAAAGCCAATTTCCATACCCTTGAGCAGTATGCGATGCAAAATCCGGTGATCAAAAACCGCTCTGGTAGGCAGGAAGTAATAAAGGCGTTGATAAATGAGTATCTGCTAAATGTTAAATGA
- a CDS encoding transposase has product MRVILVRFRNKDGNLTYTMLYTNISREKLSCEEAFHFYNGRQTIEAFFKMAKNIYGIKNLRTSKFYGIYTFLLIMAMTHNLITWFKEIKLGGSELREMGVKTLVKKCSRVKGFVERTAEGIHVTIPPLTKLARLLIEALTRPRYVQLSFLI; this is encoded by the coding sequence ATGAGAGTTATACTGGTACGGTTTAGGAACAAAGATGGTAATTTAACATATACAATGCTTTATACCAACATAAGTAGGGAGAAGTTATCATGTGAGGAGGCTTTTCATTTTTACAATGGGAGACAAACGATAGAAGCATTTTTCAAGATGGCAAAGAACATATATGGCATAAAGAACTTAAGGACCAGTAAATTTTATGGCATTTATACTTTTTTGTTGATAATGGCAATGACACATAATCTTATTACATGGTTTAAGGAGATAAAGCTAGGAGGTAGCGAGCTTAGGGAGATGGGGGTAAAGACTTTAGTGAAGAAATGCTCTCGAGTTAAAGGTTTTGTGGAGAGGACAGCGGAAGGGATACATGTGACAATACCGCCGCTTACCAAGCTGGCTAGACTCTTAATAGAAGCGTTAACAAGGCCAAGGTATGTCCAGTTGAGTTTCCTTATTTAA